The sequence GGGCGCAGAACAGCTCGCCGGCCACGGTGTCCCACACCGCGAAGGCGAACATGCCGCGCAACCGCGTGAGCACGTCGACGCCCCAGTAGTGGTAGCCCGCGACGATCGCCTCGCCGTCGCCGTCGGTGGCGAACACCGCGCCGTGGTCGGCGGCCAGCTCTTCGCGTAACTCCAGGTAGTTGTAGATCTCGCCGTTGAACACCAGTTCGTAGCGCTCCGGAGCCTCCGGCGGGCCCCACCGCATGGGCTGGTGCGAGTGGGCGATGTCGATGAACGACAGCCGGTTGAAGCCGAACACCACGCGGTCGCCGGCCCAGATGCCGCCTGGCTCGTCCGGGCCGCGGTGGCGCATCAGGTGGGTTGCGCGCGACACCGCGCCGGCGACTTCGGCCACATCAGGGCCCGGTGTCGTGCCGGCCGGGGCACAGACGAAGGCCAGCAGTCCACACATCGGGTCCCAGTATGCCGCACCGGTATCGGCCTTTAACCATGTAGGCCTGCGCAGGGCGGGTGCGGACCGGGGGAGTCGGATGAGGCGGTCAACACACTGGGGCGGCCAACCGGCAGGTACATCAAACCTCGGTGATCCGGGTGGTCTACGCTGCGTAGTATTCGACTGCTCCGCCGGGTCAGTCGGCCCGTTCTGTGACTCGAGGAGGCACCAACGTGACACGTCGCGGGCAGGGCGTTGCACATCGCCGTCTGCTTCGACCGCTGACCGCGGTCAGCGTGCTCGGACTGCTGGCGGTGACGCTCAGCGGTTGCAGCGTCGACTGGACCGATGTGGTCGGCTTCGGCTGGCCCAAGGGCATCACGCCGCAGGCCGAGGCGAACTACCAGCTGTGGATCGGCATGGTCATCGCTTCGGTGGTGATCGGTGGGCTGGTCTGGGGAATGATCTTCTGGTCGATGATCTTCCACCGCAAGAAGGCGACCGACACTGAGCTGCCGCGCCAGTTCGGCTACAACATGCCGCTGGAACTCGGGCTGACCGTCTTGCCGTTCCTGGCCGTCGCGGTGATCTTCTACTTCACCGTCGTGGTCCAGGAGGAGATGCTGCACCACGAGCCCGACCCGGAGGTCGTCGTCGACGTCACCGCCTTCCAGTGGAACTGGAAGTTCGGCTACCAGAAGGTCGACTTCCACGACCACACGCTGAGCTACGACGGCGTGGACCAGCCCCGCAAGGACGCGATGGCCTCGAAGCCCGAGGGCGTCGACGCGCACGGCGAAGAACTGGTCGGACCGGTGCGCGGCCTCAACACCGAGGACCGCACGTACCTGAACTTCGACAAGATCGAGACGGTGGGCACCACCAGCGAGATCCCGGTGTTGGTGCTGCCGAGCGGTAAGCGCATCGAATTTGTCCTCAACTCGGCCGACGTCATCCACGCCTTCTGGGTGCCCGAGTTCCTGTTCAAGCGCGACGTCATCGCCTGGCCCGAGCGCAACAACCAGGTGAACACCTTCCAGGTCTCCGAGATCACCAAGGAAGGCGCGTTCGTCGGCCACTGCGCCGAGATGTGCGGCACCTACCACGCGATGATGAACTTCGAAGTCCGAGTGGTCTCGCCGAACGACTTCAAGGCCTATCTGGATCAGCGCATCGCCGGAAAGACCAACGCCGAGGCGCTGGAGGCGATCAAGCAGGAACCGCTGGCCACCACCACGTTCCCGTTTGACAGCCGCCGTGGCCTGCTAGCCCCGCAAGCCAGCAACAAGTAGGGACAACCGCATGCGCATCGAATCCAGGCTGTTCGAGTTCGTCGCCACCTTCTTCCTGGTGGTCGGGGTGATCTACGCGGTGCTGACCGGGAAGTTCGCCACCGGCGGCGTGGAATGGGCCGGCACCACCGCGCTGTTCCTGACCGGGATGATGGCCATGATCGTGGCCACCTTCTTCCGGTTCGTGGCACGCCGGCTGGACACTCGTCCCGAGGACTACGAAGCGGCCGAGGTCAGTGACGGCGCCGGCGAGCTGGGCTTTTTCAGCCCGCACAGCTGGTGGCCGATTCTGGTCGCGCTGTCCGGGTCGGTGGCCGCCGTCGGGATCGCCCTGTGGCTGCCGTGGCTGATCGCTGCCGGAGTGGTGTTCGTGTTGTCGAGCGTGGCCGGACTGGTCTTCGAGTACTACATCGGCCCCGAGAAACACTGACCACACCTCCGTCGCCTCCGCCGTGTCGACCCATTTGGGTAGGGTTGCCGATGCACAATGACCAACGGTGGTTGATGTCGACCGCAACCGGTCAGGGCGTGGCGCGGCGGTTTGAACAGGATAGGCGGGAATGAGCGGGCCGAATCCCCCAGAGGCGGGCTCTGGAGACGAGGGCTCCGGCAACGGTCAGCCGGCCTCTGACCTGGCCCCCGAGGCAGGCGGAGAGATCCAGCCGCTTGACGACGTGGCTGCCACTCCTACCGCCGCTGCTCCGGACAACACCGCCTACTCGCAGGCGTATTCGGCTCCCGAATCCGAGCAGTTTCTGAGCGGGCCCTACGTTCCGGTGGATCCGCGGCTCTACGACTACGACAACTACGACGCACCCGACGAACCGGACCTGGACGCCAAGACGCCACGGTGGCCGTGGGTGGTCGGTGTCACCGTGATCATCGCCGCGGTCTCCCTGGTGGTGTCGGTGGCGTTGCTGTTCGCCCGCACCGAGACTCACGATCTGGCTACGCCCGGCACGACGAGCAGCACGGTCTCGGTGCCGCCGGTGCAGGACGAGATCACCCGGACCAGCACCAGCACCACGGCGCCGCCCCCGCCGCCCAGCAGCGAGGAGCCGCCGCCCCCGCCGCCCAGCAGCGAGGAGCCGCCGCCCCCGCCGCCGCCGAGCGAGGAGCCGGCGCCCGAGCCATCGACCACGACGCAGGAGACCACCACGACCACCCCGCCGAAGCCGCTGCAGGTGACCTACTCGGTGACGGGCACCAAGGCGCCGTTCGACCAGATCACGATCACCTACGTGGATGCGTCCGGGCAACGTCGCACGCAGCGCAACGCCTACATCCCGTGGTCGCTGACCCTGACCCCGATATCCCAGTCCGAGATCGGTTCGGTGGAGGCCACCAGCATGCTGCGGCTGAGCAAACTCAACTGCTCGATCACCAGCAGTGACGGTAGGGTGTTGTTCTCCAACAGCAACGACGCACCGGCGACGAGCTGCGGATGACCGGCGGGAACATGGTAGAGCGATTCATTCGACCGGGGCAGTCCCCGGAGGTCACCGATCGTGTCCTGCTGGGCGCGTGCGCCGCGATCTGGCTGACGTGGCTGGGCATGAGCGTGGCGGCCACGGTGGCGCTCGTCGATCTGGGGCGGGGCTTTCACGAGCCGACCAAGAGTTCGCACAGCGGCCTGCTCTACATCGTGATCGGGGTGTCCGCGTTGGTCATCCTCGCGGCCATCCCGGTGCTGCTCCGGGCGCGCCAGCCCAGCCCTCCGCGGCCCCCCGGCTTCCCGTCCCCGGCGCCGGCCAAGCCGCTGCGCCAGAACGCCCCGCTCCCGCAGCGCGGTTTCGACGCTCCGGGCCGGCGGGCGGCCAGCACACGCCCGGTGCTGCCCAACCAGGCTCAGGTGGATCGGGTGCTGCTGCGTGGCATCACGGTGCTGGCCAGCGCGCTGGGCGGCGCCTTGACCCTGGTCGCGTTGGCCACCTACCTGATGGCCGTCGGCAAGGACACCGGCTCGTGGGTCTGCTACGGGCTGGCTGGGGTCGGCACTGCCGCCATGCCGGTGATTCCGTGGCTGTACCTGCGTCGGCTGGGTGAGGTACTGGAGCTTCCGTCTCGCTTCGGCTGAGCCGTCGTCACAGCCCCAGCCCCGTGGCTCCGCTACGGCCAGAGCAGCGTCGTTGACCAGCTCGTCCCGTCACGTTCATAACGCAGCCTGCGGTGCCGGCGGGTGGAGTCGGCCTGCCAGAATTCGACCGCGTCGGCCTGTACCGCGTACGACACCCATTCGGCGGGCACCAGGGTGGGGGAGCGTTCGAGCTCCAGGTGCGCCTTGGCCAGGGCCTCGCTGATCTCTGCCGGATCGTCGTAGGGCTCGCTCTGCCGGCCGGTGAGCACCATCGCCCGGGCGCCTTCCGAGCGGGCCAGGAAGTCGTCGGCAGTCACCGGTGGCGGGTCGGGGAGGGCAATGCCGTCGACCCTGACCTGACGGCCCAGCGCGGGCCAGTAAAACGTCAGTGAGACAGCCGGATTGCGGGCGAGGTCGGCGCCCTTGCGGCTCGCCGAGCTGACTCCGAAATGCCAACCGGCGGCATCGATGTCTTTGAGGATCAGCACCCGCGCCGACGGCCGCGAGCCGCCGGTTCCGGCCGCCGCGCCGACCGTCGACAACGTCATCGCGTGCGGCTCCACGATGCCGCTGTCGACAGCGTGCAACAACCATTGGACGAACAGTGCGACGGGGTCGCCGGGTGCCTGCGCCGGGTCGAACTCTGGAGCCGCACCGACCAAAACGGGCAGCCCGCGCAGGAGATTGCGCAGGCTGCCCGCTTGTCCGGACCCAGTGGGCCTAGTGGTGGCCGTTGGTGTTACCGCCTTGGTGCTCGGCCAGCGCGGTCAGCGCACGCCGCTCGCTGGCATGCGCGGCCTCGTTGAGCGCGGCGTCCTCGTCGACCGGGTCGGCCGTCAGGAAGCTGCCCCGACCGGGGGCACCGCCCGAACCGAGCTTGTTCATCTTCTTGGGCAGCGGCGCACCGGCGTATTCCAGCGGAATGGGGTGGCCGTGGTCGTCGACCGGGCCCAGCGGCTGGTGCAGCTCGATGTAGGCACCGTGCGGCAGCCGCTTGATGATGCCGGTCTCGACGCCGTGCTCGAGCACGTCGCGGTCACTGCGCTGCAAGCCGATGCACCACCGGTAGGTGGCGAAGAAGATCAGCGGTGGCAGCACCACCATCCCGATACGGCCGATCCAGGTCGTCGCATTCAGCGAGATGTGGAACTTCCACGCGATGATGTCGTTCATCGCAGCCAGGGTCAGCACCATGTAGAAGCTGATCGCCATGGCGCCGATCGCGGTGCGGACCGGAGCGTCCCGGGGCCGCTGCAGCAGGTTGTGGTGCGCGTAGTCGCCGGTGAACTTCTTCTCCAGGAACGGGTAGATCATCAGCAGGATGAAGACCCCGCCCATGATCAGCGCGACTCCGACCGGTCCGGGCACGGTGTGGCCCCAGAAGTAGAACTCCCAGGCCGGCCAGAGACGGGCCAGGCCCTCGGTCCACATCATGTAGAAGTCCGGCTGGCTACCCGCCGACACCTGCGAAGGCCGGTAGGGGCCCAGGTTCCAGATCGCGTTGATCTGCAGCAGCCCGCCCATCAGGCCGAGGATGCCGGTGATCATCGCGAAGAACGCACCGGACTTGATCGCGAAGACCGGCAGCACCCGCACACCGACAACGTTGGTCTCGGTGCGGCCCGGGCCGGGGAACTGGGTGTGCTTCTGGAACCACACCAGCGCCATGTGCACGCCGATCAGGGCCAGGATGATGCCCGGGATCAGCAGGATGTGCAGGGCGTAGAGCCGGGGGATCAAGATGGTGCCCGGGAAGTCGCCGCCGAACAGCG is a genomic window of Mycolicibacter heraklionensis containing:
- the ctaC gene encoding aa3-type cytochrome oxidase subunit II, with the protein product MTRGGTNVTRRGQGVAHRRLLRPLTAVSVLGLLAVTLSGCSVDWTDVVGFGWPKGITPQAEANYQLWIGMVIASVVIGGLVWGMIFWSMIFHRKKATDTELPRQFGYNMPLELGLTVLPFLAVAVIFYFTVVVQEEMLHHEPDPEVVVDVTAFQWNWKFGYQKVDFHDHTLSYDGVDQPRKDAMASKPEGVDAHGEELVGPVRGLNTEDRTYLNFDKIETVGTTSEIPVLVLPSGKRIEFVLNSADVIHAFWVPEFLFKRDVIAWPERNNQVNTFQVSEITKEGAFVGHCAEMCGTYHAMMNFEVRVVSPNDFKAYLDQRIAGKTNAEALEAIKQEPLATTTFPFDSRRGLLAPQASNK
- a CDS encoding cytochrome c oxidase subunit 4, translated to MRIESRLFEFVATFFLVVGVIYAVLTGKFATGGVEWAGTTALFLTGMMAMIVATFFRFVARRLDTRPEDYEAAEVSDGAGELGFFSPHSWWPILVALSGSVAAVGIALWLPWLIAAGVVFVLSSVAGLVFEYYIGPEKH
- a CDS encoding MmpS family transport accessory protein, with amino-acid sequence MSGPNPPEAGSGDEGSGNGQPASDLAPEAGGEIQPLDDVAATPTAAAPDNTAYSQAYSAPESEQFLSGPYVPVDPRLYDYDNYDAPDEPDLDAKTPRWPWVVGVTVIIAAVSLVVSVALLFARTETHDLATPGTTSSTVSVPPVQDEITRTSTSTTAPPPPPSSEEPPPPPPSSEEPPPPPPPSEEPAPEPSTTTQETTTTTPPKPLQVTYSVTGTKAPFDQITITYVDASGQRRTQRNAYIPWSLTLTPISQSEIGSVEATSMLRLSKLNCSITSSDGRVLFSNSNDAPATSCG
- a CDS encoding DUF2561 family protein, with the translated sequence MTGGNMVERFIRPGQSPEVTDRVLLGACAAIWLTWLGMSVAATVALVDLGRGFHEPTKSSHSGLLYIVIGVSALVILAAIPVLLRARQPSPPRPPGFPSPAPAKPLRQNAPLPQRGFDAPGRRAASTRPVLPNQAQVDRVLLRGITVLASALGGALTLVALATYLMAVGKDTGSWVCYGLAGVGTAAMPVIPWLYLRRLGEVLELPSRFG
- a CDS encoding pyridoxine/pyridoxamine 5'-phosphate oxidase → MVGAAPEFDPAQAPGDPVALFVQWLLHAVDSGIVEPHAMTLSTVGAAAGTGGSRPSARVLILKDIDAAGWHFGVSSASRKGADLARNPAVSLTFYWPALGRQVRVDGIALPDPPPVTADDFLARSEGARAMVLTGRQSEPYDDPAEISEALAKAHLELERSPTLVPAEWVSYAVQADAVEFWQADSTRRHRRLRYERDGTSWSTTLLWP
- the qcrB gene encoding cytochrome bc1 complex cytochrome b subunit, coding for MSPAIGDLLARQADDIDTRYHPAAALRRQFNKVFPTHWSFLLGEIALYSFIILLLSGVYLTLFFDPSMAEVIYHGVYQPLNGVQMSRAYESALDISFEVRGGLFVRQLHHWAALMFAASIMVHLARIFFTGAFRRPREANWVIGSLLLILAMFEGYFGYSLPDDLLSGIGLRAALSSITLGMPVIGTWLHWALFGGDFPGTILIPRLYALHILLIPGIILALIGVHMALVWFQKHTQFPGPGRTETNVVGVRVLPVFAIKSGAFFAMITGILGLMGGLLQINAIWNLGPYRPSQVSAGSQPDFYMMWTEGLARLWPAWEFYFWGHTVPGPVGVALIMGGVFILLMIYPFLEKKFTGDYAHHNLLQRPRDAPVRTAIGAMAISFYMVLTLAAMNDIIAWKFHISLNATTWIGRIGMVVLPPLIFFATYRWCIGLQRSDRDVLEHGVETGIIKRLPHGAYIELHQPLGPVDDHGHPIPLEYAGAPLPKKMNKLGSGGAPGRGSFLTADPVDEDAALNEAAHASERRALTALAEHQGGNTNGHH